The DNA sequence AAGAAGCTCAGCCGCAAATATCCCTGTAAATATGGCACTTTGCAAAAAGCTTGGTTTAAAAGAGGAGCTTTACTCGATCTCGATCCCACTAGGTGCCACTATAAACATGGGTGGTGCGGCAGTTACCATTAGTATCTTAGCGCTTACTGCGGTAAATTCTATCCCATCTATCACAGTTACATTTGGCGATGCGCTTCTTCTTTGCTTCATCTCAGCTCTTGGTGCATGCGGCGCATCTGGCGTGGCTGGCGGCTCACTTCTTTTAGTACCATTAGCATGCGGTCTTTTTGGTATCAGCAATGACATCGCTATGCAGTTTGTAACAGTTGGTTTTACTATTGGCGTCATCCAAGATTCAGTCGAAACTGCGCTAAATAGCTCATCAGACGTTCTTTTTACAGCCGTAGCTTCAGAGACTTCAAACTAATCTTCATAAAATTTCAGCTAAATTTTGGCTGAAATTTTACTTTTATCCATTTTTTTGTAAAATGTCCCAAAAATTTAAAGGATAAATATGCAAATTTGGGATCTAAAAGCACTTTTTGCAAACGAAAAAGAGTGCGAGCAAAACGCACTAAATTTACAAAAAGAGTGCGAGAAATTTAAAGATAAATACCTAGAAAATTATGAGAATTTAAAAACAGACGAGTTTTTAAAGGCATTTGGCGAATATGAAAGCTTGATAGCTAAAATTTCAAAAGTAATGACTTACGCTTTTTTAAATTTTGCCAAAGATACAAGCAAGGGCGCATTTTATGCAAAGATCGATGAGATAGCGACAAAAGCAAATGAAAATTTGATATTTTTTGAGATCAAATTTAATGAGTTTAGCCCTAAAAAACAAGAAGAGATCATAAAAAGCTCTAAAAAATATGGCTACTATCTAAGCAATCTCGCTAAAGCAAAACCACACCAACTTAGCGTTGCTGAAGAAAGAGTCTTGCTTCGTACCGCAAGCACTGGAGCTGAGGGCTTTTCAAGGCTTTTTGATGAGAGCATGAGCAAGATGAGGTTTAAATTTAAAGGCGAACTTTTAAACGAAGAGGAAATTTTAGCAAAGCTTCATGACAACAATCAAAGCGTGCGAAAACTAGCCGCCAAAAGCCTCTCAAACGAGCTTAGCAAGCACCAGCACCTTCTTGGCTACATATATAATATGATAAAAACTGATCTAAAAACGAGCTGCGAGCTTAGAAATTTCAATCTTCCTGAAGAGCCAAGACACCTTGAAAATCAAATAACTAAAAAAAGCGTTGATTCGCTCATTGCCGTAACTGAGAAAAATTTTGACCTAGTTGCTAAATTTTACGAGCGAAAAAGAGAAATTTTAGGCCTTAAAAAGCTTTATGACTACGATAGATACGCGCCTCTTAGCAGCGAGGGCGAGTATAAATTTGATGAGTGCAAAAAGATAGTTTTAAAGGCGTTTGGGACATTTTCACCTAAATTTGGCGATATAGCCAAAAGCGCCTTTAGTGACGGCTGGATCGACGTTTATCCAGCGCCAAACAAGCGAGGTGGCGCATTTTCTCACTCAGGATCAAGCGACACGCACCCTTACGTTTTGCTAAATCACACAAACCAGCGAAGAGACCTTTTCACGCTTGCTCACGAGCTTGGTCACGCTGTGCATCAAAAGCTATCATATAGCGTAAGCTACCTAAACTCAGACACTCCGCTAACTACGGCTGAGACGGCTTCGGTCTTTTGTGAGATGCTAGTTTTTGACCACGTAAAAGAAAACCTTAGCAAAAAAGAGAAAATTTCACTGCTCGCTGGCAAGATCGAGGATATATTTGCCACGCTTTACCGCCAGATAAATTTCACCACCTTTGAAAGGGCCGTGCACGCGCACGAGGGTGAGATCAGCCTAGATGAACTAAATAAAATTTGGCTAAGAGAGAGCAAAAAGATGTTTGGCAAAAGCGTCACGCTAAACGACTACTACAAAATTTGGTGGAGCTATATCCCGCACTTCATCCACACGCCGTTTTACTGCTACGCCTACTCTTATGCGCAGCTTCTAGTGCTTGCACTTTTTGGGCTTTATAAAAGCGGCAAATGCAAAAATTTTGTTGAAATTTACACCGAGTTTTTGAGCCTTGGCGGCAGCCTTAGTCCAAAGGAGCTTGTAGGTAAATTTGGCTTTGATATCGATGATAAAAATTTCTGGCAGATCGGCATAAACGAGGTTAAAAAACTAGTAGATGAGTTTTTAGAAATTTCAAAGGATTAAGATGTTAGACGAAATTTTAGATGATGAGAAATTTTCACTTTTGATGAAAATGCACGTCTATGAGTGCATTGATTTTTTGCTTGAAAAAGGGGTAAATTTCTCAGTTATGGCAAATTTACCGCTAGTTAGCTTTGAGCCAAGCTTACCAGATGAGATAAGCAGGAGCTTTAGCATGCCAGTCATTATGTTTTCACTTGGTGGTTATACGCTTGAGAGTGCGAAACTAACGCAAGATGAGCTTAGCTTTGAGGCCGGCTTTGGTAGTGAAAATTTTGCTTCTGTGGTCTCCTTTCCACTCGGTGCGGTGGTTCAAATTTTGGTTGAAAATAGCCCGATCCTTGTAAATTTTTCTATTCATAAGCCAAAAGAGAAGCAAGCGGACCACACAAAAAAATCGGTTTCAGTCTTTTTACAAAATCCTAAAAATAAAGATATATTTAAGAAAAAATAGTAATTTTAAGCATTTTTAGCTAAAATCAAAAGAAAAATTAAAAAGCAAAAAATGGAAAAATTACTATCAAATTTAAACGAATCTCAGCGTGAGGCAGCTACTCATATAGATGGTCCGATGCTCATACTTGCAGGAGCTGGCAGTGGCAAGACAAAGACCATCACAACTAGGCTTGCCTACCTCATCGGCGAGGTCGGCATAGACGCGGCAAATACACTAACTCTTACTTTTACAAACAAAGCCGCCAACGAGATGCGTAGTAGAGCCATGGCGATGCTAAGCCAAAGCGGCAAAAACTATTCGCCACTACTTTGCACTTTTCATAAATTTGGGCTTTTGTTTTTAAAACTCTATATAGAAAAGCTTGGCAGAAAAAATAACTTCGTCATAATCGACACAGACGATAAAAAACGCATCATCAAAAGCTTTGAAAGTCCAGTTGCCACGGCGATTTTGTCAAGTGAAATTTCAAATTATAAAAACTCACTTTTAAGCGTCGAAGAGATCTATAAAAATGCAAATTTCTCGTCTTTCGATAAGAGCAAGGATAACTTTTACAAGCAAGCTGCTCAAATTTATGAAAAATATGAAGACTATCTCAAAACAAATAATCTTGTTGATTTTGACGATTTGCTAGGGCTTACATATAAAATTTTAGACAAAAACGAAGATCTTGCTAGAGAAATTTCAAACCGCTACAAATACATAATGGTCGATGAGTATCAAGACACAAACGACCTTCAGTATAAACTGCTAAAAAAGCTCTGTCTATGCCACGAAAACATTTGCGTGGTGGGCGATGATGATCAAAGTATCTACGGCTGGCGCGGTGCGAAAATAGATAATATCTTAAATTTTAAAGATCAGTTTAAAGATGTAAAGATCATTAGACTTGAGAAAAACTACCGCTCGAGCGAGGCGATACTAAAGGCTGCAAACGAGTTAATAGATCATAACCGCAACCGCCTTGGCAAGAAGCTTGTGGGCACAAAAGGCGAAGGCGAAGCCGTAAATTTGATAGAGAGCTTTGATGAGAGCGTCGAGGCTGGCAAGATCGCAAAATGTATAAAAGAGCTTTTAAGCAAAGGCGTGCAAGCAAAAGATATCGCGATCTTATACCGCATAAATGCGCTCTCTCGCTCGCTTGAAGATGGGCTAAATAAAGAGCAGATCGCTTATAAAATGGTCGGCGGCGTAAAATTTTACGAACGAGCTGAGATCAAAGATATCATAAGCTACTTAAGGCTTATAAATAATCCAAACGATGATTTTTCAATAAGGCGCATAATCAATCGCCCAAAACGAGGACTAGGCAAAGTGAGTCTTGATAAGCTTGAAAAAATGGCATTTGAGGGCAAAATTTCCATTTACGAGGCGATCTCAAATATCTCTGATAACGATGAAGCCTTTAGTAAAAAGGTGAAATCGGCACTTGTTGAGTTTGCGAACAGCCTAAAAGAGCTTCAAGAAAGCAGCTCAGTTTTTGACCTCATAGATAAATTTGAAGCTAAATTTGGCGTGAAAAAATACTACGAGAGCTTGCCAGATGGTGCTGAAAGAGCGGCGAACATCGACGAGTTTTACGCTGTTTTAAAAGATCAGATCAAGCAAAATCCAAGCTTTGATCTAGAAGAGTTTTTAAACGAGATCACGCTAACAAGCGAGCAAGACGGCATTAGCAACGAGGCTATAAGCATCATGAGCGTGCATGCGAGCAAGGGACTTGAGTTTGAGCACCTTTTTGTGATCGGCCTTGAAGAGGGATTTTTCCCGCTCATTGGCGACGGTAGCGACATCGAAGAGGAGCGCAGGCTTGCGTACGTGGCGATAACAAGAGCCAAAAAGACACTTAGCCTAAGCTTTGCAAATTCGCGCTTTTACAAGGGTCAGCGCACGAGGCTAAATAAGAGTAGATTTTTAAGTGAGAGCGGTATCACGCATGGCTCGCTAGTCATCGAACAGAGTAATGAATTTAAAAAAGGCGACTTGGTTAAGCATAAAATTTTTGGTATTGGCAGGGTGAGCGCGGTTAGCAAGATCAAAAAAGAGTTTAAGCTAACTATAAATTTTGGTGGCAATGTAAGAGAGATAATGTCAAGCTTCGTGGAAAAGGCCGTATGAACGCCATCTTCGTGGCAAACAAGCCAGCTGGCATGAGTTCAAACCACTTTTTAGGGCGACTAAAGAGAAAATACGGCGTTAAAAAGGCTGGATTTTCAGGCACACTTGATCCATTTGCGAGTGGCTGCCTAATAGTCGCTTTTGGCTCATATACGAAATTTTTTAGATTTTTAGATAAAAGTCCAAAAGTCTATGAAGCTACGATCTGGCTTGGGGCGAGTAGTCCGAGCATGGACAATGAAAATATCACTGAAATTTCAAATGTAAAAGAGATAAATTTAGAAAAACTTGAAGCCATAAGAGGTGAGCTGACTGGCAGAATAAGTTACATCCCGCCAAAATTTAGCGCCAAGCACGTAAATGGCACAAGAGCCTATAAGCTAGCTAGAAACGGCGAAGAATTTGAGCTAAAGACAGAAACAATGGAAATTTTTGATAGCCAAATTTTAAACTATTCGCACCCATTTTTAACTATTCGTCTAAGCGTAAGCGAAGGAAGTTATATCCGTTCGTATGCAGAAATTTTTGGAAAAAAGCTTGGTTATAATGTAACTTTAAGCTCATTAAAAAGGATAAGTGAAGGTAAATTTTGCTACGAAAATGAAAAATTTTTGAATATTTGTGATTTTTTAAATATTCAGGGAAATACATACTTTGGGGATATAAACGATATTCTTGATGGTAAGAAATTAAAAATTAACGATTTTGAAACACAAAAGCAAGGAATTTATTTGCTAAATTATGATAAATTTATGAGCGTAATCCAAATCACGGATGATACTATAAATTACACTCTAAATAAGGTTGAAAAATGTTAATCCTAGCAAGAAAAGAAAATGAAGAAATTTTAATAGGAAATGACATAAAAGTTGTCATAGTAAATATTTCAAAAAATACTGTTAAACTCGGTATAGAAGCGCCACGAAATACAATGATACTAAGAAGCGAACTAGCAAACGATATCAAAAACGAAAATATCCATGCCACAAAAACTGCAAGCGAAGCCGATATCCACGAGCTAGCCAAAAAAATCGAGAAATGAAAAGCTTTGCAAAGATCAATGTCTTTTTGAAGGTAGTTGGCACTAGAGGCAACTACCACGAAATTTTATCGCGTTTTATCCTCTGTGAGCAACTTTTTGATGAAATTTATTTTAAAAAGTCAAATTCATTTGCCATAGAATGCAATAACCACGATATAAAAGATAACATCATCCAAAAAGCGGTAGATGAGCTAAAAAGAGCCGGCTTTTCAAACGAGCTCGACGAGTTTTTTAGCTCTCATAAAATCATCATCAACAAAAATATCCCAATTGGTGCGGGCCTTGGTGGAGGTAGTTCAAATGCCGCCACCTTTTTGCTAATGGTAAATGACGAACTAAATTTAAATATAAAACATGAAAATTTGATGCAAATAGCCTCCAAAATCGGTGCAGATGTAGCTTTTTTCGTAAGTGGCTACAAGGCAGCAAATGTAAGCGGCATAGGCGAGATCATAGAAGATTTTAACGATGAAGTGCCAAATTTAAATATCTTCACGCCAAATGTTTTTTGCTCCACACCGATGGTTTATCAAGAATTTAGAAGCAATTTCTTACAATACATAGACGTTAATGCTGCAAAAAAGATGCAAAATTTAAAAAGCAAAGAGCTACTTGAAATTTATAAAAACGAGGAGCTAAACGATCTTTTTGCCCCATGCTTTAAGCTCTATCCACAAATGAATGAGTTTAAAGATAAATTTCTAAGTGGTAGCGGCAGTAGCGTATTTAGCGTAAAGTAAAAGGTAAAATTTTGATAAAAGATCTAGCAAAAAACAAGAAAGCTTTGCACGACTTTAGCATACTTGAAACCTTCGAGGCTGGCATTGTATTAAAAGGCAGCGAAGTCAAGGCTCTAAGGGCTGGTAGAGCAAATTTAAAAGATAGCTTTGTGCGCGTCATAAAGGGTGAACTTTTCTTACTAAACGCCCACATTAGCTATCTTGAGACTACACATAGCGCATTTCGTCCAAATGAGCGAGCAGCCAGAAAACTTTTGATGCATAGAAAGCAGATCGATAAAATTTTTGGTCAAGTCTCACAAGATGGGCTTACTTTGGTTGTTTTGGCACTTTATCTAAGCGATAAAAACATCGTAAAAGCAAGACTAGCCATTGCAAAAGGTAAAAATTTACACGATAAACGCGAGACTCTAAAAAGACGCGAGGCAGACAAAGAGGCAAGAGCTGCCATAAAAAGATATATTTAAGGGATAAGATGAAAAATTTACTCGTTTTAATAATCGCTTTATTTACTTTTTTTGGTTGTGGTGAAGATGAGAGTAGTAGTTTAAATTTTAAAGAATTCAGTCCAAATGAAGAGGTCAAACTTATAGATGTAAGTGGCAAGGAGCTTACTTTAGTTCGAAAAGATCACGGCTTTGCTATCAAAAATGATGAAAATAAAGTTTTAATGATAGACATTTTTGGTACATTTTGCCCGCCTTGTCAAAAGGAGGCAGCTGAACTTACAAAATATCAGCTTGAAAACAAAGATAAATTTACACTAATTGGACTAACTCACTTTGAAAATGTCACAAATGAGTATGTTTTGCATGAATTTATGCAAAAATTTAATGCCTACTATTTCATAACAAACGATCAAAAGATAAATGACAGACTTGCCGAACAGATCGTAAGAGACATCGAATATAAACACGAGATCGCACTACCTTTTAAAGTAGTGATAAAAAATGGCGAATATCAAATTTTAACAGACGTAGATAGCGGACAATACGGGGTAAAATACTATCTTGGCGGCATAAAAGTCACAAAAATGGAAGAAGATCTGGCAAAAATTTATGAGACAAAATAAATTTGCCCTATATTTGGAACATCGTTTGCTTATAAAAATGTGAAATTTCATAAGGATTTTAAATGTTTGTTTTAGATAAATCAAAATCTAGCCCACTTGTTGAATCAGCCCTTGCAGGTAGAGAGTTACGTCAAAAACTAATCTCTGGCAATCTTGCAAACGTTGATACACCATTTTATAAAGCTAGAGATATAAGATTTGAAGATGTTTTAAAAGAAAAAGCAAATGAAATTTATAACACTTCAAGCCAAAAAAAGCTACAACTTGCTAAGACAAACGAAGCACATATGGCTGCAGTTGATTTTCCAAAAAGCGACACAGCTCAAATTTTCTTGCGTGACGGTCACATGGCTAGAAACGACGCAAATACAGTTGACCTTGACGTAGAAACAACAGAAATGGGTAAAAACACAGTTATGATAAACGCCCTTGATAACGCATACAAGGCTCAAAGCAATATCTTTAAAAGCGTAATAGACGCAAGCGCTAAGAACTAGGAGAGATGATGTCATACTTAAATGATTTTGATATTAGTGGATACGGACTAAGCGCACAACGCTTCAGGATGAACGTCATCAGCTCAAATATAGCAAATGCTCAAACTACAAGAACAGCTGAAGGTGGGCCATATAGAAGGCAAGAGGTCATCTTTAAAGAGATGAACTTTGATAAAATTTTAAACGATCAGCTTAAAAGCTCACAAAGTCTGCTTGATTATGAAAATCCGCTTGACGATCCAAGCTCACCAAAAAACGCTTACCCTGCCCTAACTAGCGTGATCGTAGATAAAGTGATGCGTGATGATAAGGACTTTCAGCTAAAATATGACCCGAGCCATCCGGACGCAAATGCAAATGGCTACGTCGCATTTCCAAATATAAATCCAGTCATCGAGATGTCTGACCTGCTTGAAGCAACGAGGGCATATCAAGCAAACGTGGCAGCCTT is a window from the Campylobacter concisus genome containing:
- a CDS encoding thioredoxin — encoded protein: MKNLLVLIIALFTFFGCGEDESSSLNFKEFSPNEEVKLIDVSGKELTLVRKDHGFAIKNDENKVLMIDIFGTFCPPCQKEAAELTKYQLENKDKFTLIGLTHFENVTNEYVLHEFMQKFNAYYFITNDQKINDRLAEQIVRDIEYKHEIALPFKVVIKNGEYQILTDVDSGQYGVKYYLGGIKVTKMEEDLAKIYETK
- the smpB gene encoding SsrA-binding protein SmpB; this encodes MKDLAKNKKALHDFSILETFEAGIVLKGSEVKALRAGRANLKDSFVRVIKGELFLLNAHISYLETTHSAFRPNERAARKLLMHRKQIDKIFGQVSQDGLTLVVLALYLSDKNIVKARLAIAKGKNLHDKRETLKRREADKEARAAIKRYI
- a CDS encoding M3 family oligoendopeptidase encodes the protein MQIWDLKALFANEKECEQNALNLQKECEKFKDKYLENYENLKTDEFLKAFGEYESLIAKISKVMTYAFLNFAKDTSKGAFYAKIDEIATKANENLIFFEIKFNEFSPKKQEEIIKSSKKYGYYLSNLAKAKPHQLSVAEERVLLRTASTGAEGFSRLFDESMSKMRFKFKGELLNEEEILAKLHDNNQSVRKLAAKSLSNELSKHQHLLGYIYNMIKTDLKTSCELRNFNLPEEPRHLENQITKKSVDSLIAVTEKNFDLVAKFYERKREILGLKKLYDYDRYAPLSSEGEYKFDECKKIVLKAFGTFSPKFGDIAKSAFSDGWIDVYPAPNKRGGAFSHSGSSDTHPYVLLNHTNQRRDLFTLAHELGHAVHQKLSYSVSYLNSDTPLTTAETASVFCEMLVFDHVKENLSKKEKISLLAGKIEDIFATLYRQINFTTFERAVHAHEGEISLDELNKIWLRESKKMFGKSVTLNDYYKIWWSYIPHFIHTPFYCYAYSYAQLLVLALFGLYKSGKCKNFVEIYTEFLSLGGSLSPKELVGKFGFDIDDKNFWQIGINEVKKLVDEFLEISKD
- a CDS encoding ATP-dependent helicase codes for the protein MEKLLSNLNESQREAATHIDGPMLILAGAGSGKTKTITTRLAYLIGEVGIDAANTLTLTFTNKAANEMRSRAMAMLSQSGKNYSPLLCTFHKFGLLFLKLYIEKLGRKNNFVIIDTDDKKRIIKSFESPVATAILSSEISNYKNSLLSVEEIYKNANFSSFDKSKDNFYKQAAQIYEKYEDYLKTNNLVDFDDLLGLTYKILDKNEDLAREISNRYKYIMVDEYQDTNDLQYKLLKKLCLCHENICVVGDDDQSIYGWRGAKIDNILNFKDQFKDVKIIRLEKNYRSSEAILKAANELIDHNRNRLGKKLVGTKGEGEAVNLIESFDESVEAGKIAKCIKELLSKGVQAKDIAILYRINALSRSLEDGLNKEQIAYKMVGGVKFYERAEIKDIISYLRLINNPNDDFSIRRIINRPKRGLGKVSLDKLEKMAFEGKISIYEAISNISDNDEAFSKKVKSALVEFANSLKELQESSSVFDLIDKFEAKFGVKKYYESLPDGAERAANIDEFYAVLKDQIKQNPSFDLEEFLNEITLTSEQDGISNEAISIMSVHASKGLEFEHLFVIGLEEGFFPLIGDGSDIEEERRLAYVAITRAKKTLSLSFANSRFYKGQRTRLNKSRFLSESGITHGSLVIEQSNEFKKGDLVKHKIFGIGRVSAVSKIKKEFKLTINFGGNVREIMSSFVEKAV
- a CDS encoding 4-(cytidine 5'-diphospho)-2-C-methyl-D-erythritol kinase codes for the protein MKSFAKINVFLKVVGTRGNYHEILSRFILCEQLFDEIYFKKSNSFAIECNNHDIKDNIIQKAVDELKRAGFSNELDEFFSSHKIIINKNIPIGAGLGGGSSNAATFLLMVNDELNLNIKHENLMQIASKIGADVAFFVSGYKAANVSGIGEIIEDFNDEVPNLNIFTPNVFCSTPMVYQEFRSNFLQYIDVNAAKKMQNLKSKELLEIYKNEELNDLFAPCFKLYPQMNEFKDKFLSGSGSSVFSVK
- the truB gene encoding tRNA pseudouridine(55) synthase TruB, giving the protein MNAIFVANKPAGMSSNHFLGRLKRKYGVKKAGFSGTLDPFASGCLIVAFGSYTKFFRFLDKSPKVYEATIWLGASSPSMDNENITEISNVKEINLEKLEAIRGELTGRISYIPPKFSAKHVNGTRAYKLARNGEEFELKTETMEIFDSQILNYSHPFLTIRLSVSEGSYIRSYAEIFGKKLGYNVTLSSLKRISEGKFCYENEKFLNICDFLNIQGNTYFGDINDILDGKKLKINDFETQKQGIYLLNYDKFMSVIQITDDTINYTLNKVEKC
- the csrA gene encoding carbon storage regulator CsrA, producing the protein MLILARKENEEILIGNDIKVVIVNISKNTVKLGIEAPRNTMILRSELANDIKNENIHATKTASEADIHELAKKIEK
- the flgC gene encoding flagellar basal body rod protein FlgC; translated protein: MSYLNDFDISGYGLSAQRFRMNVISSNIANAQTTRTAEGGPYRRQEVIFKEMNFDKILNDQLKSSQSLLDYENPLDDPSSPKNAYPALTSVIVDKVMRDDKDFQLKYDPSHPDANANGYVAFPNINPVIEMSDLLEATRAYQANVAAFQNAKTIAQSAISLISGQA
- the flgB gene encoding flagellar basal body rod protein FlgB, encoding MFVLDKSKSSPLVESALAGRELRQKLISGNLANVDTPFYKARDIRFEDVLKEKANEIYNTSSQKKLQLAKTNEAHMAAVDFPKSDTAQIFLRDGHMARNDANTVDLDVETTEMGKNTVMINALDNAYKAQSNIFKSVIDASAKN